The following proteins are encoded in a genomic region of Cryptomeria japonica chromosome 11, Sugi_1.0, whole genome shotgun sequence:
- the LOC131041398 gene encoding acyl carrier protein 1, chloroplastic isoform X3, whose translation MFLDGLAAYKFIGTKAYFVPRKKGFPLLQTASSLSYTLHVCCAAKPETVTKVCEIVKKQLALSDDVSVTPESKFSTLGADSLDTVEIVMALEEEFKISVEEEGSENITTVQEAADMIEKLIEKK comes from the exons GCTGCTTACAAATTCATTGGAACCAAGGCTTATTTTGTTCCTCGAAAGAAGGGGTTTCCTTTACTGCAGACAGCATCAAGCTTGTCTTACACTTTGCACGTGTGCTGTGCT GCCAAGCCAGAGACTGTAACTAAAGTATGTGAAATTGTGAAAAAGCAGTTGGCATTATCGGATGATGTTTCAGTAACTCCTGAGTCTAAGTTTTCTACATTGGGAGCCGATTCCCTGGATACA GTGGAGATAGTGATGGCTTTAGAGGAGGAATTTAAAATCAGTGTGGAGGAGGAAGGTTCAGAGAATATTACAACTGTGCAAGAAGCAGCTGACATGATAGAAAAACTGATCGAGAAAAAGTAA